A genomic region of Miscanthus floridulus cultivar M001 chromosome 3, ASM1932011v1, whole genome shotgun sequence contains the following coding sequences:
- the LOC136542651 gene encoding small ribosomal subunit protein uS4y-like: MVHVSFYRNYGKTFKKPRRPYEKERLDAELKLVGEYGLRCKRELWRVQYALSRIRNAARELLTLDEKNPRRIFEGEALLRRMNRYGLLGEGQNKLDYVLALTVENFLQRRLQTIVFKNGMAKSIHHARVLIRQRHIRVGRQLVNIPSFMVRVESEKHIDFSLTSPLGGGPAGRVKRKNQKKASGGGGDGEEDDE; this comes from the exons ATGGTGCATGTTAGCTTCTACCGCAACT ATGGGAAGACTTTCAAGAAGCCAAGGCGTCCGTATGAGAAGGAGCGCTTAGATGCTGAGCTGAAGCTGGTTGGTGAGTATGGTCTGCGCTGCAAGCGTGAGCTGTGGCGCGTGCAGTATGCCCTGAGCCGTATCAGAAATGCAGCCAGGGAGCTGCTCACCCTGGATGAGAAGAACCCACGCCGTATCTTTGAGGGTGAGGCGCTCCTCCGCCGCATGAACCGATATGGTCTCCTTGGTGAGGGTCAGAACAAGCTTGATTACGTGCTTGCCCTCACTGTTGAGAACTTCCTCCAGCGCCGCCTCCAGACCATTGTCTTCAAGAATGGCATGGCCAAGTCCATTCACCATGCTCGTGTCCTGATCAGGCAGCGCCACATCAG GGTGGGAAGGCAGCTCGTCAACATTCCCTCGTTCATGGTCAGGGTCGAATCAGAGAAGCACATTGACTTCTCCCTCACCAGTCCTCTGGGTGGCGGTCCTGCTGGAAGGGTGAAGCGGAAGAACCAGAAGAAGGCATCAGGCGGCGGCGGTGATGGTGAGGAGGACGATGAGTAG
- the LOC136542650 gene encoding transcription factor BHLH062-like — protein sequence MVPRDRAHSATAAPAEKLVQGPITNKCEKKAPKKVHKSEREKRKRDKQNDLFGELGNMLEPDRQNNGKACILSDTTRILKDLLSQVESLRKENNTLKNESHYVALERNELLDETNVIRGEISELQNELRMRLEGNPIWSHDTSRSNLTAPHPATTVFTLQHSAHPQVIATMALPLQQPAVVEQSYAAPRRELQLFPEAAPTEDTEPPQNQGISNNVTRPQARYPPVVTTLPVHVYPVLPRMEDEQCSTGSREEGGVGNP from the exons ATGGTGCCCAGGGACAGGGCGCATAGCGCCACCGCGGCCCCGGCGGAGAAGCTCGTTCAAGG GCCTATCACGAACAAGTGCGAAAAGAAGGCTCCAAAGAAAGTGCATAAATCTGAGAGGGAGAAACGTAAGCGGGACAAGCAGAATGATCTCTTCGGTGAGCTGGGAAACATGCTAG aaCCTGATAGGCAGAACAATGGGAAGGCATGCATATTAAGTGACACTACACGAATACTTAAAGATCTACTTTCACAAGTAGAATCTCTTCGAAAGGAGAACAACACGCTGAAGAATGAATCTCATTAT GTTGCCTTGGAGAGAAATGAACTACTGGATGAAACCAATGTGATCCGTGGTGAAATCTCAGAACTTCAAAATGAGCTGAGGATGCGGCTAGAAGGCAACCCTATCTGGAGTCATGACACTTCTAGATCAAATCTTACAGCACCTCATCCTGCGACCACAGTATTTACATTGCAACATTCAGCACATCCACAAGTCATCGCAACAATGGCACTTCCTCTGCAACAGCCAGCAGTCGTTGAACAATCTTATGCTGCCCCACGGCGGGAGCTACAGCTATTCCCCGAAGCTGCACCCACTGAAGATACTGAGCCACCACAAAACCAGGGGATCTCTAATAATGTGACGCGGCCGCAGGCAAGGTACCCACCAGTAGTGACAACTTTGCCTGTACATGTATATCCAGTCCTTCCAAGAATGGAAGATGAGCAATGCAGTACTGGTAGCAGAGAGGAAGGCGGGGTAGGCAACCCCTAA
- the LOC136542649 gene encoding pentatricopeptide repeat-containing protein At1g26900, mitochondrial-like — protein MPPRKPLTALLKSATRPGHQLQLHALMLKCSHFPHHAFPTARLLASPLAPLPYALSLFAAVPRPTLFHHTAILRTLSSCPSAASLAASLSVLASARARLPELDEFAFQPLLALCAKIPNDAEAASVGKQVHALVLRYGFLDIVSLRNVLCHFYCSSANMADARRLFEEMPEKDAVSWNTVIGGYVRVGDVGTAVQMFTVMRWSEVDVNVTVVITLIGCGWQGESVHGFCIKAGFCDDVKVAASLVGMYVREGSVECASKVFHETARRDLVLCNCMVDGYAKAGQIREAMDLIDGMRQHGMRPGSGTLVGVLSACGASGALAASRSVHELAEEARLEIDSTLGTALIDMYFKCGCPSEAAAVFDAIRDRDVKAWTAMIIGLGVNGQPGSAISLFYRMEEDGVAPNEVTFLALLTACSHGGLVQEGKEFLETMVQRCSLSPSPEHYSCVIDLLGRAGCLHEAYELIQSVSSHGDATAWRALLATCRVYGNAKLGRMVQAQLDAIGHYHPSDAILLSNTYASEGQWDEKAQVRDSEAQKISVKKSAGCSPIIVSC, from the coding sequence ATGCCGCCGCGGAAGCCGTTGACGGCGCTGCTCAAGTCGGCGACGCGGCCGGGCCACCAGCTCCAGCTCCACGCCCTGATGCTGAAATGCTCCCACTTCCCGCACCACGCGTTCCCCACCGCCAGGCTCCTCGCCTCCCCACTCGCGCCGCTCCCCTACGCGCTCTCCCTCTTCGCCGCCGTCCCGCGGCCCACGCTCTTCCACCACACCGCCATCCTTCGCACGCTCTCCTCGTGCCCCTCCGCGGCCTCCCTCGCCGCATCCCTCTCGGTCCTCGCCTCCGCGCGGGCGCGGCTCCCCGAGCTCGACGAGTTCGCGTTCCAGCCGCTGCTCGCGCTCTGCGCGAAAATCCCCAATGACGCCGAGGCAGCTTCGGTTGGCAAGCAGGTGCACGCGCTCGTGCTGCGGTACGGGTTCCTGGACATTGTGAGCCTGCGGAATGTGCTGTGCCACTTTTACTGCAGCAGTGCGAACATGGCGGACGCGCGGAGGTTGTTCGAGGAAATGCCTGAGAAGGACGCTGTGTCGTGGAACACGGTGATCGGGGGCTATGTCAGGGTGGGGGATGTGGGCACAGCGGTGCAGATGTTCACCGTGATGAGGTGGTCTGAAGTGGATGTCAATGTGACGGTGGTGATCACCTTGATTGGGTGTGGCTGGCAAGGGGAGTCAGTGCATGGCTTCTGCATTAAGGCAGGGTTCTGTGACGATGTGAAGGTTGCGGCATCACTGGTGGGGATGTATGTGAGGGAGGGCAGCGTTGAGTGTGCAAGCAAGGTGTTTCATGAGACAGCTAGACGAGACTTGGTGCTGTGTAATTGTATGGTGGATGGCTATGCAAAGGCAGGGCAGATTCGGGAGGCAATGGACTTGATTGATGGCATGAGACAGCACGGGATGAGACCTGGTTCTGGGACGCTTGTTGGTGTGCTCTCAGCGTGTGGAGCATCTGGGGCATTGGCAGCCAGTCGTTCTGTCCATGAGCTTGCTGAAGAGGCACGGCTAGAGATTGACAGCACGCTTGGGACAGCGCTCATTGACATGTACTTCAAGTGCGGGTGCCCCAGCGAGGCAGCTGCAGTCTTCGATGCAATACGAGATAGGGACGTGAAGGCATGGACAGCAATGATCATAGGATTGGGAGTTAATGGGCAGCCAGGCTCTGCCATCTCCTTGTTCTACAGGATGGAGGAAGACGGTGTGGCTCCTAACGAGGTCACCTTCCTAGCCCTGCTAACTGCTTGTAGCCATGGCGGGTTGGTGCAGGAAGGGAAGGAATTCCTCGAGACAATGGTGCAGCGATGCAGCTTATCTCCCAGCCCTGAGCACTACAGCTGTGTCATTGATCTCCTGGGAAGAGCAGGGTGTCTACATGAAGCCTATGAGCTCATACAAAGCGTGTCATCCCATGGTGATGCTACGGCGTGGAGAGCGCTGCTTGCCACCTGCAGAGTGTATGGCAATGCGAAGCTGGGGAGGATGGTGCAGGCACAGTTGGACGCCATTGGCCACTACCATCCTTCAGATGCCATTCTGCTGTCGAACACATACGCATCAGAAGGCCAGTGGGATGAGAAAGCTCAGGTGAGGGATTCAGAAGCGCAGAAAATATCTGTGAAGAAGTCAGCAGGCTGCAGCCCCATTATTGTGTCTTGCTGA